A region of Thiofilum sp. DNA encodes the following proteins:
- a CDS encoding TRAP transporter large permease subunit: protein MIEFLVANFAPIMFCGLILFLLMGYSLAFSLGACGLFFGWLAVWAGVPGMESLLNALPLRIIGILKNDTLLAIPFFTFMGLILERSGMAEDLLETIGQVFGAVRGGLVFAVILVGSLLAATTGVVAASVISMGLISLPIMMRYGYDRGLASGAIVASGTLAQIVPPSLVLIVIADQVGRSVGDLYRGALFPALALIGLYILWIIIVTLIKPKAAPALPVEARVFRDEKGHSGYTSLWILIVVSTLVAVLYAKTQLSGQSLDNVVVLSMAVGIGVAFVLALINRVLGVVTQGKISLLSKMAQQVTFVLIPPLALIFLVLGTIFLGWATPTEGGAMGAVGALLLALFRRRLGLEQLKQAMESTLKLSSFVLFILIGATVFSLSFQGVDGPEWIHEMFSLIPGGMIGFLIFVNLLVFILGFFLDFFEISFIVIPLLIPVATALNIDLVWLGVMLAMNLQTSFLTPPVGFSLFYYRSVAPVKPYLDRITRKEIAPVATTEIYRGVIPFIVIQVVMIGLIIAFPQLVTGNLDKKVEVDLNTIEINVPTGYGTGGYSNDAPAADEDPLMKMLKDNK, encoded by the coding sequence ATGATAGAATTTTTAGTTGCCAATTTTGCCCCTATCATGTTCTGTGGGCTGATTTTGTTTCTGCTTATGGGCTATTCCTTAGCCTTTTCTTTAGGAGCCTGCGGACTCTTTTTCGGTTGGCTAGCCGTATGGGCGGGTGTCCCCGGCATGGAGTCACTGCTTAATGCGCTGCCCTTACGGATTATTGGTATTCTCAAAAATGATACCTTATTAGCCATTCCCTTCTTTACCTTTATGGGGCTAATACTTGAGCGATCGGGCATGGCCGAGGACTTGCTAGAAACGATTGGGCAGGTGTTTGGTGCGGTACGCGGTGGCTTAGTCTTTGCGGTTATTTTGGTAGGTTCGTTACTAGCAGCGACCACGGGTGTAGTGGCTGCATCAGTTATCTCAATGGGTTTGATTTCCTTACCGATTATGATGCGCTATGGCTATGACCGAGGGTTGGCGAGTGGGGCCATTGTGGCATCGGGAACCTTAGCCCAAATTGTACCGCCTTCTTTGGTACTCATTGTGATTGCAGACCAAGTAGGGCGCAGTGTGGGTGATCTGTATCGAGGTGCATTATTTCCCGCTTTAGCACTGATTGGTTTATATATTCTGTGGATTATTATTGTCACTCTGATTAAGCCTAAGGCAGCGCCCGCATTACCCGTTGAGGCACGAGTATTCCGTGATGAAAAAGGTCATTCCGGTTATACCTCACTGTGGATTTTGATTGTGGTATCTACCCTTGTTGCGGTGCTTTATGCCAAGACTCAACTCAGTGGGCAGTCTTTGGATAATGTCGTAGTGTTATCCATGGCAGTGGGGATTGGAGTGGCTTTCGTACTAGCACTGATTAATCGTGTGTTAGGTGTTGTGACCCAAGGCAAAATCAGCTTATTGTCCAAAATGGCGCAGCAGGTAACCTTTGTACTCATCCCGCCTTTAGCTCTAATTTTCCTAGTGTTGGGGACTATTTTCCTAGGCTGGGCTACTCCCACCGAGGGTGGTGCTATGGGGGCGGTGGGAGCTTTGCTGCTGGCACTGTTTAGACGGCGTTTAGGTTTAGAACAGTTAAAGCAGGCGATGGAGTCAACCCTTAAACTGTCTAGTTTTGTGCTCTTTATCCTGATTGGCGCAACGGTATTCAGTTTGAGTTTCCAAGGTGTCGATGGTCCAGAGTGGATTCATGAGATGTTTAGCCTAATTCCCGGTGGCATGATTGGCTTTCTGATTTTTGTGAATCTGTTAGTGTTTATCTTGGGCTTTTTCTTAGATTTCTTTGAAATCTCCTTCATTGTTATCCCATTACTGATTCCCGTAGCGACTGCGTTGAATATTGATCTAGTGTGGTTAGGGGTCATGCTAGCGATGAACCTGCAAACCTCGTTTTTAACCCCTCCGGTGGGTTTTTCATTGTTCTATTATCGCAGTGTCGCGCCCGTGAAACCTTATCTGGATCGTATTACCCGTAAAGAAATTGCCCCTGTAGCCACTACAGAAATTTACCGTGGTGTCATACCGTTTATTGTGATTCAGGTGGTCATGATTGGTCTGATCATTGCGTTTCCGCAGTTAGTGACCGGTAACCTCGATAAAAAAGTAGAAGTTGATTTAAATACCATAGAGATTAATGTACCTACTGGTTATGGTACGGGGGGGTATTCCAATGATGCTCCTGCAGCGGATGAAGACCCGCTGATGAAAATGCTTAAGGACAATAAATAA
- a CDS encoding FixH family protein, whose amino-acid sequence MLKKSLMTYLLAFLLLPMMGNAAECKAPTCHSVVSAKDNYRIELQAASAIPVNSLFNLDVTVTTKEGKPVAGKVSLDLDAGMPHHNHGMNVKPVIKELGAGKFRVEGMMFHMPGAWTITMSVSKGIMREAANLVVEVQ is encoded by the coding sequence ATGTTAAAAAAATCATTAATGACTTATCTTTTGGCGTTCTTATTATTACCTATGATGGGAAATGCAGCCGAGTGCAAAGCACCTACCTGTCATAGCGTAGTGTCCGCTAAAGATAATTATCGTATTGAATTACAAGCGGCTAGTGCGATTCCAGTCAATAGTCTATTCAATCTAGATGTCACTGTGACGACTAAAGAAGGCAAACCGGTAGCCGGTAAGGTGAGTTTAGATTTAGATGCAGGTATGCCCCATCACAATCACGGCATGAATGTAAAGCCAGTCATCAAAGAATTGGGAGCAGGTAAGTTTCGTGTCGAAGGTATGATGTTCCATATGCCAGGTGCTTGGACTATCACGATGTCGGTCAGCAAAGGCATTATGCGTGAAGCGGCTAACTTGGTAGTTGAGGTGCAATAA
- a CDS encoding DUF3299 domain-containing protein, which produces MRTVWLGTLFVLSTLVLSACNEDTNTTSTAPTTLPTNAPAVGTKIADVVKSTTQPQPDGEYTEIAWEDLELPGQGMAEVMKKYESVLNSTPEGDKNENALLEKMQSELNNLPVNPALDGKKIKLPGYVTPLEVNNQDSQLKDFLLVPYFGACIHVPPPPLNQTLLVKPLAGKSLPMSEVYNPVWVYGTLKVETATTSLAQAGYQIIDAQVMPYEMDTTKPES; this is translated from the coding sequence ATGCGTACTGTTTGGCTCGGCACTTTATTCGTACTAAGTACTTTAGTCCTAAGTGCTTGTAATGAAGACACTAATACCACTAGCACTGCTCCCACGACCTTACCCACTAATGCACCTGCTGTAGGGACTAAAATTGCCGATGTGGTTAAAAGCACCACACAACCACAACCCGATGGTGAATACACTGAAATCGCTTGGGAAGATTTAGAGCTACCCGGTCAAGGGATGGCAGAGGTAATGAAAAAATATGAATCCGTACTCAATAGCACACCAGAGGGTGATAAGAATGAAAATGCCCTACTGGAAAAAATGCAGTCCGAATTAAATAATTTGCCGGTAAATCCTGCTTTAGACGGTAAAAAGATTAAACTGCCGGGCTATGTCACCCCCTTAGAGGTGAATAACCAAGATAGCCAGCTCAAAGACTTTTTATTGGTTCCTTATTTTGGTGCATGTATTCACGTACCACCGCCCCCGTTAAATCAGACCTTATTAGTTAAGCCCTTGGCGGGGAAAAGCTTACCTATGAGTGAGGTCTATAATCCTGTCTGGGTCTATGGAACGCTTAAGGTAGAAACGGCTACCACCAGCCTCGCGCAAGCGGGCTATCAAATTATTGATGCTCAAGTCATGCCTTATGAAATGGACACTACTAAGCCTGAGTCTTAA
- a CDS encoding CoA pyrophosphatase — protein MSVWNQLSSSAIAQCLLKAGTITSDLPPEHLQHLNHREAGVLIPLVRYQDSWHILMIRRTASERDYHSGQVAFPGGKKEPSDPSIIDTALREAHEEIGLHPNAVQILGQLPSHYSVSAYRITPIIGVVQWPYDLVLAPDEVARAFTMPLAWLAQAQHHEFRLRTLPSGHTVPVAFFQVYDNELLWGATAKMVLSLIHALQTNCPALMNEA, from the coding sequence ATGTCCGTTTGGAACCAACTGAGCAGCTCTGCAATTGCTCAATGTTTATTAAAGGCTGGCACTATTACTTCTGACCTGCCACCTGAACATTTACAACATCTAAACCACCGTGAGGCAGGCGTGCTGATTCCTTTAGTACGCTATCAAGACTCATGGCATATTTTAATGATCCGCCGCACTGCTTCAGAGCGCGATTACCACAGTGGACAAGTCGCTTTTCCGGGGGGTAAAAAAGAACCAAGTGACCCCAGCATTATTGACACCGCTTTGCGGGAGGCGCATGAAGAAATTGGCTTACACCCTAACGCTGTTCAAATACTAGGGCAACTGCCCTCACATTACAGCGTCTCTGCTTATCGCATTACCCCTATTATTGGAGTGGTGCAGTGGCCTTATGATCTAGTACTCGCACCCGATGAAGTAGCCCGCGCTTTTACTATGCCACTGGCGTGGCTCGCTCAAGCTCAGCATCATGAATTTCGCCTACGTACTTTACCTTCAGGGCATACCGTGCCGGTAGCCTTCTTTCAGGTCTATGATAATGAACTACTCTGGGGCGCAACCGCTAAAATGGTCTTATCGCTGATCCATGCTCTGCAAACTAATTGTCCCGCACTGATGAATGAAGCTTAA
- a CDS encoding cytochrome c peroxidase, protein MVRHWGVLLVLMLIGSQLGAQEVTNISPLETETTEPIADVTSSANFLTANSFDPTLALVEFTATELVQISNLTLSKRTPAQDLSNRYANQPNAAILGKNLFFDLRLSSDNKASCATCHNPQQGWSTPDPRITLRGVTLTRHTPSLWNTGHQRWQFWDGRADSVWLQALESMENEAEMRGDRVTAVRLILSDPALLATYRSVFGELPAELSLATLPLRAKPRPINEPLVAAEDSVYQAWTQLPATVRQSINHVAINLMKTIAAFEMTIESPATRFDQFVDQLITDQGQITPDNNFISAEEQQGLKLFVGKAQCIQCHFGFNLSDGEFHRIFFENKTTDMGRASGIVQVLKNPFNSSSPYADHHSSEPNRMQLLNAVSTVPFRAAFKTPTLRNLTTSAPYMHDGRFSTLEAVIKHYNEIQPRGHHAEEVLKPLGLTTQEQQYLVKFLQTLSAQP, encoded by the coding sequence ATGGTCAGGCACTGGGGCGTATTATTAGTACTGATGCTAATAGGCTCACAGTTAGGTGCTCAAGAAGTCACTAATATATCACCTCTTGAGACTGAGACGACTGAACCAATAGCAGATGTCACCTCCAGTGCTAACTTTTTAACGGCTAATAGTTTCGATCCTACGCTAGCTTTAGTCGAATTTACGGCGACTGAGTTAGTCCAAATCAGTAATCTCACTCTAAGCAAACGTACTCCTGCTCAAGACCTTAGCAATCGCTATGCTAATCAGCCTAATGCTGCGATTTTAGGTAAGAATTTATTTTTTGATTTAAGGTTATCGAGTGACAATAAAGCCTCCTGTGCAACGTGCCATAATCCGCAACAAGGTTGGTCAACCCCTGATCCGCGTATCACCTTACGCGGTGTGACCTTAACCCGTCATACCCCTTCCTTATGGAATACAGGGCATCAGCGCTGGCAGTTTTGGGATGGTCGTGCCGATAGTGTATGGTTGCAAGCGCTGGAGTCGATGGAAAATGAGGCTGAAATGCGCGGCGATAGGGTGACAGCAGTACGCTTAATTTTATCTGATCCTGCCTTATTAGCCACCTATCGCTCGGTATTTGGCGAGCTACCGGCTGAATTAAGCCTAGCTACTTTACCCCTACGAGCTAAGCCTCGACCTATTAATGAGCCCCTAGTCGCTGCCGAGGACAGTGTGTATCAGGCATGGACTCAGTTGCCTGCCACCGTGCGTCAGAGTATTAATCACGTTGCAATCAACTTAATGAAGACGATAGCGGCGTTTGAAATGACGATTGAAAGTCCGGCTACACGTTTTGATCAATTTGTCGATCAGCTAATCACGGATCAGGGACAAATTACACCTGATAATAACTTTATCAGCGCAGAGGAGCAGCAGGGGCTGAAGCTCTTTGTCGGTAAAGCGCAATGTATTCAGTGTCATTTTGGTTTTAATTTGAGTGATGGTGAGTTTCATCGCATTTTTTTTGAGAATAAAACCACCGATATGGGACGTGCTAGTGGGATAGTACAAGTGCTGAAAAACCCGTTTAATAGTAGTAGTCCTTATGCAGATCATCACAGCAGCGAACCTAATCGTATGCAGCTTTTGAATGCGGTGAGCACGGTTCCGTTTCGAGCAGCGTTTAAGACCCCTACTTTACGCAACTTAACCACTTCAGCACCCTATATGCACGATGGTCGCTTTTCTACCTTGGAAGCAGTGATAAAACATTATAATGAGATCCAACCACGAGGCCATCATGCCGAAGAAGTATTAAAACCTCTGGGACTCACGACACAAGAACAACAATATCTGGTGAAGTTTCTACAAACCCTAAGTGCTCAACCCTAG
- a CDS encoding lytic transglycosylase, giving the protein MDRINIWALATALAVSIAFIPVLSTPTQAASKKSAQHTSYQKVKPYKKSRYKQRARARSRGGCQNLSRSALRDKAENFSGSIASASRKYGVSPNLIGAVITIESCFNTRAVGTSGEKGLMQLMPGTARRFNVTNGFNVWQNVHGGTKYLGYLLDRYDGRTPRAVAAYNAGEGNVKYHGPIRNQGYVNKVMTAYNKFAGSGFASSLRRGGDVLLAKDNISPRKPTKVVERASKTVVADLSPRLKRTERVSRLLRQRSLALQARRNTALPWADVEGGAGKRIQGNQRAFRGANRATYTVKAGDTAYSIARTNGLSVNQLTRLNGLHNPHEITYGRVLRLR; this is encoded by the coding sequence ATGGACAGGATTAATATTTGGGCGCTGGCCACTGCGCTAGCAGTTTCTATTGCTTTTATTCCGGTACTTAGTACTCCTACTCAAGCAGCTAGCAAAAAAAGTGCTCAGCACACTAGCTATCAAAAAGTTAAACCCTATAAGAAATCTCGATATAAGCAGCGTGCGCGTGCCAGATCACGAGGGGGCTGTCAAAATTTAAGTCGTTCAGCTTTACGTGATAAAGCCGAGAATTTTTCTGGCAGTATTGCTAGTGCGTCGCGTAAATATGGGGTCAGCCCTAATTTAATTGGAGCAGTGATTACCATTGAAAGCTGTTTTAATACGCGTGCCGTAGGTACTTCAGGTGAAAAAGGCTTAATGCAATTAATGCCCGGAACAGCACGCCGCTTTAATGTCACTAATGGTTTTAATGTGTGGCAAAACGTACATGGTGGTACGAAGTATTTAGGGTATTTATTAGATCGTTATGATGGGCGTACTCCTAGAGCGGTAGCCGCTTACAATGCAGGCGAAGGTAATGTCAAATATCACGGCCCTATTCGCAATCAAGGTTATGTGAATAAAGTTATGACGGCTTACAATAAGTTTGCTGGCAGTGGTTTTGCCTCTAGTCTACGTCGCGGCGGGGATGTGTTATTAGCTAAAGATAATATTAGCCCGCGTAAACCCACCAAAGTCGTGGAAAGAGCAAGTAAAACCGTGGTGGCGGATTTAAGTCCGCGTTTAAAGCGTACTGAGCGCGTGAGTCGCTTATTACGTCAACGCTCTCTAGCATTACAAGCTCGCCGTAATACTGCTTTGCCTTGGGCGGATGTGGAAGGCGGAGCGGGTAAGCGCATACAGGGTAATCAACGCGCTTTTCGTGGCGCTAATCGAGCCACTTATACCGTGAAAGCAGGGGATACCGCTTATAGTATTGCCCGTACTAATGGTTTATCGGTTAACCAGTTGACGCGCTTAAACGGCTTACATAACCCCCATGAAATTACCTATGGGCGCGTATTACGCCTACGCTAA
- a CDS encoding Fic family protein — protein sequence MPNHSYAFQLSDQLNSKLTAIDAAQADIQRLRAQYPDRWQPIQQKLRAEWTYDSNAIEGSTLTLGETIFFLQEGLTVEGKPFKDFLDARNHAEAIDLLFDVVAQKRPISESLIKELNALLLAGVQSTPALNSQGQRVQKPATPGQYKSQPNHVLQQDGSIHHYIEPLQVPLEMQLLCDWVNTNLNLLHAVIVAGVAHYNMVRIHPFDDGNGRGARILMNLILLIKGYTPVIVRNTQRRFYLQALAAADKGNLALFLAFIADSMLDTQRMILAEL from the coding sequence ATGCCAAATCATTCCTACGCATTCCAACTCTCAGATCAGTTAAATAGCAAACTGACCGCTATTGATGCCGCACAAGCCGACATCCAACGCTTGCGTGCTCAATACCCTGACCGCTGGCAACCTATCCAGCAAAAGCTCCGTGCTGAATGGACGTATGACAGCAACGCCATCGAAGGTAGTACCTTGACACTGGGTGAAACCATTTTCTTTTTGCAGGAAGGCTTGACGGTAGAAGGCAAACCCTTTAAGGATTTTCTCGATGCTCGCAATCATGCTGAAGCTATAGACCTGCTATTTGACGTGGTAGCCCAAAAGCGCCCTATTAGCGAAAGTCTAATCAAAGAACTCAATGCGTTACTACTGGCGGGCGTACAATCTACTCCAGCACTAAACTCGCAAGGACAACGAGTACAAAAACCTGCTACCCCCGGACAGTACAAATCACAACCCAATCATGTATTACAACAAGATGGCTCTATTCATCATTACATCGAACCCTTGCAAGTACCTTTAGAAATGCAGCTATTATGCGACTGGGTGAACACTAATTTAAATCTACTTCATGCCGTCATCGTGGCTGGGGTTGCACATTACAATATGGTGCGGATTCACCCCTTCGATGATGGTAATGGACGTGGGGCGCGGATATTGATGAATCTGATTTTGCTCATAAAAGGCTATACCCCCGTGATTGTGCGTAATACCCAAAGACGTTTTTACCTACAAGCCTTAGCAGCAGCGGATAAGGGCAACCTTGCACTCTTTTTAGCATTTATTGCAGACTCTATGCTCGATACTCAACGCATGATCTTGGCGGAATTATGA
- a CDS encoding TRAP transporter small permease subunit encodes MNGLLSLSSAIDKLNYWIGRTVMWLVLLMVLISAGNAIIRKLFNTSSNAYLEAQWYLFAAVFLLGASYTMLQQGHVRIDVIISRFSRPTQVKIEIFGIVVFLFPLVYFVIVEIFPILMQAYRTGEMSENAGGLIRWPVYALVPIGFFLLGLQGLSELIKRIGFLQGLCPDPGEVKEVSVEVALAEHIQQQQLAQSPK; translated from the coding sequence ATGAATGGGTTGTTGTCCCTGTCATCCGCAATTGACAAGCTCAATTACTGGATAGGTCGTACCGTAATGTGGCTAGTATTGCTGATGGTCTTGATCAGTGCAGGCAATGCCATTATCCGCAAGCTATTCAATACCAGCTCCAACGCCTATCTAGAGGCACAATGGTATTTATTCGCTGCCGTGTTCTTATTAGGTGCTTCCTATACCATGCTGCAACAAGGGCATGTGAGAATTGATGTCATCATCTCGCGCTTTTCCCGCCCTACTCAAGTCAAAATAGAAATCTTTGGGATTGTGGTGTTTTTATTCCCTCTGGTTTACTTTGTTATCGTTGAAATATTCCCCATCCTAATGCAAGCGTATAGAACAGGTGAGATGTCCGAAAATGCTGGAGGACTGATCCGCTGGCCGGTTTATGCTCTAGTGCCTATCGGCTTTTTTCTGTTGGGTTTGCAGGGACTTTCTGAGCTGATTAAGCGCATTGGCTTTTTGCAAGGCTTATGTCCCGATCCGGGCGAGGTGAAAGAGGTGAGCGTTGAAGTCGCTTTGGCCGAACACATCCAACAACAGCAATTAGCACAAAGTCCAAAATAA
- a CDS encoding DinB family protein, whose protein sequence is MDKMKAQLMLLAEYNTWMNRQLYQVARQLPDESLNRDKKAFFGSILGSFNHILVGDLIWLRRFAQHPCAYSLSDALSTFPIPERLNQLVYEQFDTLWRQRSELDQVIEQWIKHLDEHTLTLALSYRSMEGTPYRRQLINLLMHFFTHQVHHRGQITTLLSQEGLDFGETDLLLTLPNEPEL, encoded by the coding sequence ATGGATAAGATGAAAGCTCAATTAATGCTCTTAGCCGAATATAACACTTGGATGAATCGCCAACTGTATCAGGTGGCAAGACAATTGCCGGATGAAAGCCTAAATAGGGATAAAAAAGCCTTTTTTGGCTCGATTCTAGGATCGTTTAATCATATCTTAGTAGGCGATCTGATCTGGTTACGCCGTTTTGCTCAGCATCCTTGTGCTTATTCTTTGAGTGACGCATTAAGCACTTTTCCCATTCCAGAGCGCTTAAACCAACTGGTTTATGAGCAGTTTGACACACTATGGAGGCAGCGTAGCGAGCTAGATCAGGTGATCGAGCAATGGATCAAGCATCTGGACGAGCATACGCTCACCTTAGCTTTGTCTTATCGCAGTATGGAGGGTACGCCTTATCGCAGGCAGTTGATTAATTTATTAATGCACTTCTTTACGCATCAAGTGCATCATCGTGGGCAAATTACCACCTTATTGTCACAAGAGGGTTTGGATTTTGGCGAAACGGATCTGCTTTTAACGCTGCCTAATGAGCCTGAGCTTTAG
- a CDS encoding TRAP transporter substrate-binding protein codes for MMERRKFIQHAGLAGILATGVAPAVRAEGAAIRWRLASSFPKALDTIYGAADTFSAKVKEMSGGKFEISVHPGGELMPPFGVVDGVQQGTVECAHTAPYYFFGKDETFAMDCAIPFGMNSRQMNAWYYDGNGLALFREFYKNYNIVNFPMGNTGAQMGGWYRKDIKTLEDIKGLKMRIGGFGGKVLERIGGVPQNIPGGEIYQALEKGTIDATEWVGPYDDQKLGFHKVAKNYMYPAWWEGGPQLVLYVNSKAYEGLSAENKAIIQAASTYAHVEMQAKYDSRNPKAIKELIAEGVKLQQMPKDIMDAAFKASEELYAELSEKNANWKKIYADFAIARRDMNQWFRVTEFGFDSYMQSQKL; via the coding sequence ATGATGGAAAGACGTAAATTTATTCAACATGCTGGTTTAGCAGGTATTCTAGCGACAGGGGTTGCTCCAGCAGTACGTGCAGAAGGTGCAGCAATTCGTTGGCGTTTGGCGTCTAGTTTCCCCAAAGCGTTAGATACTATTTATGGTGCAGCAGACACCTTTTCAGCCAAAGTAAAAGAAATGTCGGGCGGTAAGTTTGAAATTTCTGTACATCCGGGCGGTGAGTTAATGCCTCCGTTTGGTGTGGTGGACGGTGTACAACAAGGCACTGTAGAGTGCGCCCATACTGCGCCTTATTATTTCTTTGGTAAGGATGAAACCTTTGCGATGGATTGCGCCATTCCGTTTGGCATGAACTCACGCCAAATGAATGCATGGTATTACGATGGTAATGGCTTAGCGCTGTTCCGTGAGTTTTATAAAAACTACAATATCGTTAACTTCCCGATGGGCAATACCGGCGCACAAATGGGCGGTTGGTATCGCAAAGACATCAAAACCCTTGAGGACATTAAAGGTCTGAAAATGCGTATTGGGGGCTTTGGCGGTAAAGTACTAGAGCGCATTGGAGGCGTGCCACAAAATATTCCGGGCGGTGAGATTTATCAAGCGCTGGAAAAAGGCACCATTGATGCGACTGAGTGGGTAGGTCCCTATGATGACCAAAAGTTAGGTTTCCACAAGGTTGCTAAAAACTATATGTATCCTGCATGGTGGGAAGGTGGTCCACAATTAGTGCTGTATGTCAATAGTAAAGCCTATGAAGGTTTATCCGCTGAGAATAAGGCGATTATTCAAGCCGCTTCGACCTATGCTCATGTGGAAATGCAAGCTAAATACGACTCACGTAACCCTAAAGCGATTAAAGAACTCATTGCCGAAGGCGTGAAACTGCAACAAATGCCTAAAGATATTATGGATGCAGCGTTCAAAGCCTCTGAAGAGTTATATGCTGAACTATCAGAGAAGAATGCTAATTGGAAGAAAATTTATGCTGACTTCGCTATTGCCCGTCGTGATATGAATCAATGGTTCCGT
- a CDS encoding transglutaminase family protein, with product MSTIQIDCTLDYEVLSPTLFMFNIAATMNEYQLVQNEQLTLTPYYPYEAYSLGSPANRSIRFAAPEGALQIHYQASVQLSHTLDHPNEVGEIPYLSLPPNVLPYLNPSRYCESDRLGRLATKLFADAPSGYYKVKAVLDWVYENIDYIPGSTDSSSSISEVLLQRAGVCRDFAHLSIALCRALGIPARYVAAYAPGLEPDQDFHGVFEAFLNGRWYLFDSTRLAPVGSFVRISTGRDASDAPFATLLGAAELVNMAINPIDTAVNNTPTMDWAISTSVL from the coding sequence ATGAGTACCATTCAAATTGACTGCACCTTGGACTATGAAGTGCTTAGTCCTACTTTATTTATGTTTAATATTGCGGCTACCATGAATGAATACCAATTGGTGCAAAATGAACAACTTACACTCACTCCTTATTATCCTTATGAAGCTTATAGCTTAGGGAGTCCGGCTAATCGCTCGATACGCTTTGCAGCCCCCGAAGGCGCTCTGCAAATTCACTATCAAGCTAGTGTGCAACTAAGCCATACCCTTGATCACCCTAATGAAGTGGGTGAAATACCCTATTTGAGCCTACCTCCTAACGTGCTGCCTTATCTCAATCCTAGTCGCTATTGTGAGTCCGATCGCTTAGGACGCTTAGCCACTAAACTATTTGCTGATGCACCGAGCGGCTATTATAAAGTTAAAGCGGTTCTTGATTGGGTCTATGAGAATATTGACTATATTCCGGGCAGTACTGACAGTTCTAGTAGCATCTCTGAAGTATTATTGCAGCGAGCAGGCGTATGTAGAGACTTTGCCCATTTAAGTATTGCTTTATGTCGTGCATTAGGTATTCCAGCCCGTTATGTTGCGGCTTATGCACCCGGTTTAGAACCCGACCAAGATTTTCATGGGGTATTTGAGGCATTTCTCAATGGCCGCTGGTATTTATTTGATTCCACCCGCTTAGCACCGGTGGGTAGTTTTGTGCGGATTAGTACGGGACGTGATGCGTCTGACGCCCCGTTTGCTACGTTGCTTGGTGCGGCTGAGTTAGTAAATATGGCTATTAATCCTATCGATACCGCTGTGAATAATACGCCCACTATGGATTGGGCCATTTCTACTAGCGTGCTCTAA
- a CDS encoding DMT family transporter: MKSSPFLGYWLALTGVLVLSPDALLIRLSGDDPWQINAWRGTLSGLMLLAYCYIAGGFNLTKALQPAGIPVILGVILATAFSALGFIYGITHANVTDVLVIIAFAPLLSALLSALFLHEKVLLRTWIATLVCGIGLAILLSQTNQHSSMGGWLGAFIAALGLAAQFVLLRSRPKADLTAAIGLGNILSGFIAMGLASTLALHSMPQLLSILGTALLVIPLSFILFAASLRSITAAETSLIMLIESVLGSFWVWLFLGELPSLNTLLGGLLVLSTLTIYGLLTLRDHPKAQAH; encoded by the coding sequence ATGAAATCATCCCCTTTCCTTGGCTACTGGTTAGCTTTAACCGGAGTGCTGGTCTTATCGCCTGATGCGTTACTCATTCGCCTATCGGGTGACGATCCGTGGCAAATCAATGCATGGCGCGGCACACTCAGTGGCTTAATGCTATTGGCTTACTGCTATATCGCAGGTGGCTTTAATTTAACTAAGGCACTGCAACCTGCGGGCATACCGGTCATCCTAGGCGTTATTCTAGCTACCGCTTTTTCAGCGCTGGGGTTTATTTACGGCATTACGCACGCCAATGTCACCGATGTATTAGTCATTATTGCCTTTGCTCCTTTATTAAGCGCCCTACTCTCCGCTCTCTTTCTACATGAAAAAGTACTATTGCGTACTTGGATAGCCACCCTAGTCTGTGGGATAGGCTTAGCCATTTTACTCAGTCAAACCAATCAACACAGTAGTATGGGAGGTTGGTTAGGTGCTTTTATTGCAGCCTTAGGGCTAGCGGCACAATTCGTCTTGCTACGTAGTCGCCCTAAAGCCGATCTGACGGCTGCCATTGGTTTAGGCAATATCTTAAGTGGCTTTATCGCTATGGGGCTTGCGAGTACTTTAGCGCTGCACAGTATGCCGCAGTTGTTGAGTATTCTAGGCACAGCTCTGCTAGTGATTCCCCTCTCGTTTATTTTATTTGCCGCCTCCTTGCGCTCTATCACAGCGGCTGAAACTTCGCTCATTATGCTGATTGAATCGGTATTAGGCTCGTTTTGGGTATGGCTCTTTTTAGGGGAATTGCCCTCGCTTAATACGCTACTAGGAGGGCTATTGGTACTCAGTACCTTAACTATTTATGGTCTACTCACCTTGCGCGATCATCCTAAAGCTCAGGCTCATTAG